Proteins from a genomic interval of Rosa chinensis cultivar Old Blush chromosome 2, RchiOBHm-V2, whole genome shotgun sequence:
- the LOC112186256 gene encoding bromodomain-containing protein 4 → MASGSSGRPNPGSKGFDFASDDILCSYEDFGSNQDSSNGSHNDPAMGTNSTQDFHKSRMARSPMYTSAAYGQPEDSLNQEVIATVEKSMKKYADNLMRFLEGISSRLSQLELYCYNVDKSIGEMRSDLNRDHGEADSKLKSLEKHLQEVHRSVQILRDKQELAETQKELAKLQLAQKGSSSSTHSQSNEERASPPTSDGQKTDNTSEHNQQLALALPHQVAPQQQPVAPPPQAPTQNVTQPQQPYYLPQTQLSNPPPPQQHPQSQYLASDPQYRTPQLQDPRVAPQPTQSQVNQPQVQPFPQYPQQLPQQLPQQVQYPQQPSVQPQMRPPSTPVYPPYPPGQQANPPYPPGQQANPPYPSGQQTNPSPPETLPNSMPMQVSYSSVPQPGSGRSDAMPFGYSGAGRTMPQQPPPQQIKGAFGAQQGDVYASAGPHPALPPGSTYMMYDSEGGRNHYSAQVPHYSQGGYPPASASQTPQPTTAPNHMVRNPQFIRNHPYNELIEKLVNMGFRGDHVASVIQRMEESGQTIDFNAVIDRLNVHSSGAPPPPQRGWSG, encoded by the exons ATGGCGTCCGGATCGTCGGGTCGGCCCAACCCGGGCTCCAAGGGCTTTGATTTCGCGTCTGACGACATTCTCTGCTCCTACGAAGACTTTGGCAGCAACCAGGACTCCTCCAATGGAAGCCACAACGACCCAGCCATGGGAACCAATTCCACCCAG GATTTTCACAAAAGTAGAATGGCAAGATCACCAATGTACACTTCTGCTGCCTATGGCCAGCCTGAAGACTCTCTCAACCAAGAAGTAATTGCTACTGTTGAAAAAAGCATGAAAAAATATGCTGACAATCTCATGCGCTTCCTTGAAGGAATTAGTTCACGGCTGTCACAGTTGGAATTATATTGCTACAATGTTGATAAGTCAATCGGTGAGATGCGTTCTGATTTAAATCGTGATCATGGGGAGGCAGATTCAAAGCTCAAGTCTCTTGAGAAACATCTGCAAGAA GTCCATAGGTCTGTCCAGATCCTGAGAGACAAGCAAGAACTTGCTGAGACTCAAAAAGAATTAGCCAAGCTTCAGCTTGCACAGAAAGGATCTTCTTCATCAACCCATTCACAATCTAATGAGGAAAGAGCTTCACCACCTACCTCAGATGGTCAGAAGACTGACAACACATCTGAACATAACCAGCAATTAGCTCTTGCCTTGCCCCATCAAGTAGCACCACAACAACAGCCGGTGGCACCTCCCCCACAGGCGCCAACTCAGAATGTGACCCAACCACAACAGCCCTATTATTTACCTCAAACTCAGCTATCAAATCCACCACCCCCACAGCAGCATCCTCAGAGTCAATATTTGGCTTCGGATCCTCAGTATCGAACCCCGCAACTGCAAGACCCTAGAGTGGCACCACAGCCAACACAATCTCAAGTAAATCAACCACAAGTCCAACCGTTCCCTCAGTATCCACAGCAATTACCACAGCAGTTACCTCAGCAGGTGCAGTATCCACAACAGCCCTCTGTGCAGCCCCAGATGAGACCCCCATCAACACCTGTGTACCCACCATACCCTCCTGGTCAACAGGCGAACCCACCATACCCACCTGGTCAACAGGCGAACCCACCATACCCATCTGGTCAACAGACGAACCCATCTCCTCCAGAGACTCTGCCAAACAGCATGCCAATGCAAGTATCGTATTCAAGTGTTCCTCAACCTGGTTCTGGTCGTTCTGATGCCATGCCTTTTGGATATAGCGGAGCTGGTAGAACAATGCCACAGCAGCCTCCACCTCAGCAGATCAAGGGTGCTTTTGGAGCTCAACAAGGTGATGTGTATGCCTCTGCTGGGCCTCACCCTGCACTTCCCCCAGGGAGTACATATATGATGTATGATAGTGAAGGAGGTAGAAATCATTATTCTGCTCAGGTGCCTCATTACAGTCAAGGTGGATATCCTCCAGCAAGTGCCTCTCAGACTCCACAACCAACAACAGCTCCAAATCATATGGTTCGGAATCCGCAATTCATTCGTAACCATCCTTACAACGAGTTGATTGAGAAGTTGGTGAACATGGGTTTTAGGGGTGATCATGTTGCAAGTGTAATCCAGAGGATGGAGGAAAGTGGCCAAACCATCGATTTTAATGCTGTGATTGACAGGTTGAATGTACATTCATCTggggctcctcctcctcctcagagaggatggtcagggtaa